A single Anopheles funestus chromosome 2RL, idAnoFuneDA-416_04, whole genome shotgun sequence DNA region contains:
- the LOC125760728 gene encoding uncharacterized protein LOC125760728: protein MRCSVCNYYSWSYFIAFGEIFISFHIARAFLHCARATTVSQELACNDVEPIFVLLVLYNLLSLLLIIGVTKRNEKLLQIYQTCTITLKASAIVRRIVLSATEYNENNVGKTIIELKIIIVFTLIFTLEALVVAGACRKMRREQQEQLYYIDVV, encoded by the exons atgcGTTGCTCGGTGTGTAATTACTATTCGTGGAGTTACTTCATCGCGTTTGGAGAAATCTTCATCTCGTTTCACATTGCCCGAGCTTTCCTGCACTGTGCCCGTGCGACGACTGTTTCACAGGAGCTAGCCTGCAATGATG tGGAGCCTATCTTCGTGCTACTGGTGCTGTACAACTTACTATCGTTGCTACTTATCATCGGTGTGACAAAG CGCAATGAAAAGTTACTGCAGATTTATCAAACATGCACAATTACATTGAAAGCGTCAGCCATCGTACGCCGGATAGTACTCAGCGCGACCGAGTACAACGAGAACAATGTAGGGAAAACCATCATTGAGCTTAAAATCATCATTGTCTTCACAC TAATATTCACCCTGGAAGCGCTCGTAGTTGCCGGTGCCTGTCGGAAAATGCGTCGGGAGCAACAGGAACAGCTTTACTACATCGATGTAGTTTAG